One window of Cellulomonas shaoxiangyii genomic DNA carries:
- a CDS encoding SDR family NAD(P)-dependent oxidoreductase yields MGTALVTGASAGLGLEFAWQLATARHDVVLVARDEARLTRLARQLEAAAGVRTEVLVADLTDRADVERVADRLRASEHPVGLLVNNAGFGIHQPFVGGDVHREEEGLDVMVRAVLVLSHAAAGAMVARGRGAILNVGSVAALLASGTYSAHKAWVRSFTEGLAVELRGTGVTATVVCPGFTHTEFHARGEIDTGAYPEVAWLDPEDVVATALADVRRGVVISTPSVRYKAASALARALPRSAVRAFGRYRRSVEAPEAPAPAEADDHD; encoded by the coding sequence ATGGGAACCGCACTGGTCACCGGAGCGAGCGCCGGCCTCGGCCTGGAGTTCGCGTGGCAGCTCGCGACCGCGCGTCACGACGTCGTGCTCGTCGCGCGGGACGAGGCTCGCCTGACGCGCCTCGCCCGCCAGCTCGAGGCGGCCGCCGGCGTGCGGACCGAGGTGCTCGTCGCCGACCTGACGGACCGGGCGGACGTCGAGCGCGTCGCCGACCGCCTGCGCGCGAGCGAGCACCCCGTGGGGCTGCTCGTGAACAACGCCGGGTTCGGCATCCACCAGCCGTTCGTCGGCGGGGACGTCCACCGCGAGGAGGAGGGCCTCGACGTGATGGTCCGCGCGGTCCTGGTGCTCTCGCACGCGGCCGCCGGTGCGATGGTCGCGCGGGGCCGCGGCGCGATCCTCAACGTCGGCTCGGTCGCGGCGCTGCTGGCCTCGGGCACGTACTCCGCGCACAAGGCGTGGGTGCGCAGCTTCACGGAGGGCCTCGCGGTCGAGCTGCGCGGCACGGGCGTGACCGCGACCGTCGTGTGCCCCGGCTTCACGCACACCGAGTTCCACGCTCGCGGGGAGATCGACACGGGCGCGTACCCCGAGGTCGCCTGGCTGGACCCCGAGGACGTGGTCGCGACCGCGCTGGCGGACGTGCGCCGCGGCGTCGTGATCTCCACTCCGAGCGTGCGCTACAAGGCGGCGTCGGCGCTCGCGCGGGCGCTGCCCCGGTCGGCCGTGCGCGCGTTCGGCCGGTACCGGCGGTCGGTCGAGGCGCCCGAGGCGCCGGCGCCCGCCGAGGCCGACGACCACGACTGA
- the pyrE gene encoding orotate phosphoribosyltransferase: MTSDLTPTPREQLRDLIVELAVVRGTVTLSSGRQADYYVDLRRVTLHHRAAPLIGHLMLDMLEEAGLGTAEVDAVGGLTLGADPVATALLHAAASRGQDLDAFVVRKEAKAHGMQRRIEGPDVAGRRVVVVEDTSTTGGSPIAAVEAVREAGGQVLGVATIVDRGTGAREAIEALGVPYHPLFGLADLGLA; the protein is encoded by the coding sequence GTGACCTCCGACCTGACGCCCACCCCGCGCGAGCAGCTGCGCGACCTCATCGTCGAGCTCGCCGTGGTGCGCGGCACGGTGACGCTGTCGTCCGGCCGCCAGGCCGACTACTACGTCGACCTGCGCCGCGTGACGCTGCACCACCGCGCGGCCCCGCTGATCGGGCACCTGATGCTCGACATGCTGGAGGAGGCGGGGCTCGGCACCGCCGAGGTCGACGCGGTCGGCGGACTCACGCTCGGGGCCGATCCGGTCGCCACCGCACTCCTGCACGCGGCCGCGTCGCGTGGGCAGGACCTCGACGCGTTCGTCGTCCGCAAGGAGGCCAAGGCGCACGGCATGCAGCGGCGCATCGAGGGCCCGGACGTCGCGGGTCGGCGGGTCGTGGTCGTCGAGGACACGTCGACGACGGGCGGTTCCCCCATCGCCGCGGTCGAGGCCGTGCGCGAGGCCGGCGGCCAGGTGCTGGGCGTCGCGACGATCGTCGACCGGGGCACGGGTGCCCGCGAGGCGATCGAGGCGCTGGGCGTGCCGTACCACCCGCTGTTCGGGCTCGCGGACCTCGGCCTCGCCTGA